The sequence below is a genomic window from Paenibacillus sp. DCT19.
AAAAGGATAGACCATAATAATCGGCAGTGTGCTCACGAAAATTTGGGCTGCCTTGATGCTCTGTTCCGACATCGCTTCTACTTCCGACTGGCTCATCGCCATGTTCTGCATGTTGCTCTGCACCACTACGGTCTGTAGGAAAGAAGCCAGCGGATACTTACTCGCATCCGACATGTACAATATACCGTCAAACCAGGAGTTCCAGTGCCCCACCATAATAAACAAGGATACCGTAGCTATGCCTGGTAGAGACAACGGTAAATAAATTTTGCTAAGGATTGCAAAAAAGGAAGCTCCATCGATAAATGCTGCTTCTTCCAGCGCTTTCGGAATCGTTTTGAAGAAGTTAACAAGAAGAATCAGATTATACGCTCCAAAAGCTCCTGGCAAGACCAACGCCCAGATGGTATCCTTCAAGCCAAGACCTGTGACCAAAATATAAGACGGAATTAATCCCCCAGAGAAGAGCATCGTGAAGATAAAAAACCACATCAGCGCGTTGCGTCCCCGGAATTCCTTGGACAGCGCATATCCTGCGCAAGTAAGAATAAACATGCTGATGGATGTTCCGAGAACCGTTCGAAGAATCGAAGTCCACATGGAACTGATAAAATTGGAATTGCTAAACGTTTTGACATAAGCGTCCGTATTGAAGCCGACTGGCCAAAATGATACCAGATTACCGCTTACTGCCGCTTTACTACTGAGGGATTGCGCGAGCAAATGAAGCAGTGGAAGAAAACACACCAGTCCAGCCAAGATCATAAATGCATAATTGAATACGGAGAAAACTCTATACCCTGTCGTCTTATGGTACATGCTGCCCCTCCCTCCCTGTTAAAATATTTTGTAGTTGGCATACTTATAGGCCAGCCTATAGGATACGACGATCAAGATTAGACTGATCCCCGATTTGAACAACCCTACCGCTGTACCGAATCCGTATTGCCCATTCAACAAGGAAGAACGATAAACATAGGTGTCAATAATATCTCCCGTACTGTAGACAAGTGGGTTGTAGAGGTTGAATACCTGATCAAACCCTGCGTCCAGAATATTTCCCAGACTGAGCGTAGAAATGACAATAATCATTGGCAACATACTTGGCAGGGTAACGTATAAAATTTGCTGGCGACGTGTCGCACCATCAATTTCGGCCGCCTCATAATACGAAGGATTGATGCCTGCAATGGTCGCCAGATAGACGATCATGCCAAACCCGAAGCTTTTCCATACATCGCTGACCACCACCGTATATCTGAAGAGATCTGGATCACCCAGAAAATAAATGGGAGAGATACCGAACAGCTGAGTCAACACTTGGTTAATACCGCCATCCAATCCAAGGATGTTAATCATGAGCCCTGCAACCGTAACCCATGACAAGAAATGAGGCAGATAAACGAGTGTCTGCACACTTTTCTTAATGCCAACATTCCGCAGCTCGCTCAGCAAAATAGCCATGATGATCGGAACGATAATACCCACGATAATTTTGGAAACGGCGATAATTAACGTATTGATAATGGCTTGCGTTGCTTCGTCATACCGGAAGATCCTTTCGAAATTGTCCAGCCCGATCCAACGGGAACCTGAGATCCCGAGCCATGGTTTGTAATCCTGAAAAGCCATAAGCAGACCAACCATCGGACCATATGAAAAGATACAAACAAATACGAACGCGGGAACACACAATACATACAGTGGCCAGCTCTTCTTCAATTCCTTTTTCCAAGGCGTTCGCCGGGACACCCTGGGCGTTATATTCGAGCCTGTTTTTACGGAACCAATCTCATTAATGGTGCATACCTCCTCTGTGATGGCTCTGGGGACGCGTCCTCGTAATGTAAGCTTAACAAAAGCGCTTTCATGTCAAAATGCCAAAATGTGAAGATCATAACCTCAATCTGAATCACTTTTAAACCGCTTTCATTTTAAAGTCCGATCACTCTTCCGCTTTGATCCAGATTGGCTTATGATGAAAATGAAATTGCAATCCGTCGCACTTTAAGTTATACGTGTAGGAAAGGAATACACATGATTAGAAAAATGTACATGAAACGTTTTATCTATTTCTTTGTTTTTTTCTGTTATTAACACTGAGTTTATTCTTCGTGATGAATCGATTGAGTTCGAAGACTTTGGAGGAAAATTTGATCACAGCCTCCAAGAACCAGCTTGATTATGTAAAGGGCATTCTGGATGGAATTATGTATGAGGCTAACATGTACGGGGTTCAGTTTGCAGCTGACAGTGACGTCAGGTTTTATCAGAGGCAAGTGCTGGAGCTGAGTAATTACGATTCCCAGATGAAGAAAAATGACATTGTTGATCGCTTACGCCAAACCCTTCTGTCTAGCCGTTCCATTGAATCTATCGGGATCTATTGGAAAAATGAAGGAACGTTTCTGTCTACCAGCAATTCGCTGGAGGCGCGACTTCCATTTAACGAGATTCAGCGAGCCGGCTGGCGTATTATCGATGATAGCTTGTATTATTTTGCAGCCTACCCTTATATCCAAAAATCCGAGCAATTGAAGCCCGTTCAATATGTTGTTGGCGTTAAGCTGAACAATGATTACCTGAAGAGCCTGCTTCAGAAGGCTGTTAACAATGATAGCTCGAACGCTTTTCTATGGTTTGACGACCACCGATTATGGGACGAGAAGGAAGTAGATAACGATCTATTGAAAGCGATTTCAGATCTTCTATTACCGCAAGAAGGAGCCACACTAAAATATGATTATCATACGAATTCCGAAAACTATTATGTGCTTTCCCGTTATATTGAACAGCTCGACACCTATCTGATCACCTATACACGTACCAATGATTTCCTTAAACCACTTGATCATAATCGAAAGGTATTCCTGATCAGTATTATAGCCGTTCTGACACTGGGGCTGATTGTCATCTTTACGTTCTACCGGAATTACGATCGTAATATCCGCTTAATGGAAAGAAAATTCTTGCAGGTTGAGCAGGGCAATCATAGTACACGAATTACAGAAAATACGGATAACGAATTTTACGTCCTGTTTCGAAGTTTTAATCACATGGTAGCTGAGATTCAGGATCTATTTGTCTCCTTGAAGACCGAGACGGAATTGAGAAGGAGTGCGGAGCTGAAGCAACTACAAGCCCAGATTAATCCTCATTTTCTGTACAACAGTTTATTCTTCATTATGTCGGTAGCCAAATTCTCCCCTGATGCTGTCATGCGAATGAGCAAACATCTCGCTGAATATTATCGTTACTTGACCAGACTGGATAAACATGAAGTCACGTTACAAGAGGAATTGCAGTTTGCGGAACACTTCTTAATCATCATGACCCTGAGTAAAAAAATAGAGTATGCCATCGATCTTCCGTCCGAACTCGCCTCCCTCCCAATCATGCCACTAATCATCCAGCCTGTCGTGGAGAACGCCATTCAGCATGGTATTGAAGGGCAACAGGGAGCCAACCGGGTAAACATCGATGTTAAACAGGCAGAAGAAGTCATTTTCATTCGGGTATCGGATGATGGAAAAGGTCTTACACCGGATGAAATCCGAAAGGTGGAGGGACAGCTTGATAGTGACACCCCGCCTGAAGGAACCCGAGGTGTGGGTCTGTGGAATGTTAATCGGCGTCTCAAAAATACGTATGGCGAGCGTAGTGGGCTAGCATTTTCAACCAATGACTGGGGCGGACTATCTGTCCTGCTGATGATTCACGTTCCGACAGAGAAAGGAGAGAGCATATGAAGCTGTTAATTGTTGATGATGGGCATTATGTCGTGGAGTATATGAAGCATTTGGTGGATTGGCGTTCCTTCGGTATTCATCAGATTGAGACAACGACCAATTCCATTGAAGCGAGAGAAATGTTGAATGGAAGTACGATCGACGTTTTGATTACGGACATTCGCATGCCTGAGGTTTCGGGAATCGATCTGCTGCACCACATTCATCAGAACAACTTGGCAACCAAAGTCATCATCCTCTCCGGATATTCCGAGTTTGATTATGCACAGCAAGGAATCCGTCTCGGGGCTTTGGACTATTTACTTAAACCAGTTGATAAAGACGACGTGGAGAAAGCGATGTCCAAAGCCATTCAAAAAATTCAGAAATCACGCCCTGTTCACGCCGTCAATTGGGAACACTTCAATGGTATGGGCTATCTACTCTCGCTACTTTCTCAGAACGAAACTTTAAAGGAAGAGTATGATGTATACACAGCATGTTTAGGAGAAACTCGTTATTGCTACTTCAAGCTTGAGCATTACACGGAAGCAGATGTAGCACGTATCAGGCACACTGTTGCCGAACCATCTAATCCATTCGTTTGGACTTCAGGATCACATCTGGTCGCCTGTATACCCGAAGAAGCAGCACGAAGACTCGCTACCGAGTTGAAGCAAGCGATCATGTCCTCACCGTTCGCATTGACCAACCGGAATGAGACACGGGAACAATTCTATCGTTTTTTCCTGAATGAAGACGTTAGCTCTAGCGATTTTGTTGGGTTAGGGGCCCTTTCTTCGGTGGAAAGTGATTCGGAATCGATGGGCAATATCATACATACGTATGAGCGAATCGCTGATAGAAAACATAAACGAATCTATCTAATGGAGATCATCACGTCGATCTATCTTAAGGACAAAAATCAGGATACAACAAAAATAGCCGATTGGATATTCCATCGGCTTCAAGATCCCGACAAGTTCGGGCCAATTCTCATCGATACATTCAGCAGAATCCGTATCAACAAACAAATGTCCATTCAAACGATCGTTGATAAAGTACGAAGATACATTGAAGACCACCTTTCCCACGGTCTTAGCCTGGATGAATTAGGAAAAGTTGCTCATCTTCATCCGGTCTACTTTTCCAAGCTGTTCAAACAAGAGACGGGAGAGAACGTGTCCAACTACATTTCGAGAAAACGGTTGGAGAAGGCTTCCCAGCTGCTCCAGGATTCCGAACTCCGAATAGCTGATATTGCGCAAATGATCGGTTACCGTAAGATTCAATATTTCATTCAGTTGTTCAAACAGGAGTACGGCGTCACGCCATACCAGTATCGGAGAAACATGACTCACCAATAAAGAC
It includes:
- a CDS encoding sugar ABC transporter permease, whose amino-acid sequence is MKKSWPLYVLCVPAFVFVCIFSYGPMVGLLMAFQDYKPWLGISGSRWIGLDNFERIFRYDEATQAIINTLIIAVSKIIVGIIVPIIMAILLSELRNVGIKKSVQTLVYLPHFLSWVTVAGLMINILGLDGGINQVLTQLFGISPIYFLGDPDLFRYTVVVSDVWKSFGFGMIVYLATIAGINPSYYEAAEIDGATRRQQILYVTLPSMLPMIIVISTLSLGNILDAGFDQVFNLYNPLVYSTGDIIDTYVYRSSLLNGQYGFGTAVGLFKSGISLILIVVSYRLAYKYANYKIF
- a CDS encoding carbohydrate ABC transporter permease; translated protein: MYHKTTGYRVFSVFNYAFMILAGLVCFLPLLHLLAQSLSSKAAVSGNLVSFWPVGFNTDAYVKTFSNSNFISSMWTSILRTVLGTSISMFILTCAGYALSKEFRGRNALMWFFIFTMLFSGGLIPSYILVTGLGLKDTIWALVLPGAFGAYNLILLVNFFKTIPKALEEAAFIDGASFFAILSKIYLPLSLPGIATVSLFIMVGHWNSWFDGILYMSDASKYPLASFLQTVVVQSNMQNMAMSQSEVEAMSEQSIKAAQIFVSTLPIIMVYPFLQRYFVKGIVLGAVKE
- a CDS encoding sensor histidine kinase, whose product is MITASKNQLDYVKGILDGIMYEANMYGVQFAADSDVRFYQRQVLELSNYDSQMKKNDIVDRLRQTLLSSRSIESIGIYWKNEGTFLSTSNSLEARLPFNEIQRAGWRIIDDSLYYFAAYPYIQKSEQLKPVQYVVGVKLNNDYLKSLLQKAVNNDSSNAFLWFDDHRLWDEKEVDNDLLKAISDLLLPQEGATLKYDYHTNSENYYVLSRYIEQLDTYLITYTRTNDFLKPLDHNRKVFLISIIAVLTLGLIVIFTFYRNYDRNIRLMERKFLQVEQGNHSTRITENTDNEFYVLFRSFNHMVAEIQDLFVSLKTETELRRSAELKQLQAQINPHFLYNSLFFIMSVAKFSPDAVMRMSKHLAEYYRYLTRLDKHEVTLQEELQFAEHFLIIMTLSKKIEYAIDLPSELASLPIMPLIIQPVVENAIQHGIEGQQGANRVNIDVKQAEEVIFIRVSDDGKGLTPDEIRKVEGQLDSDTPPEGTRGVGLWNVNRRLKNTYGERSGLAFSTNDWGGLSVLLMIHVPTEKGESI
- a CDS encoding response regulator, with amino-acid sequence MKLLIVDDGHYVVEYMKHLVDWRSFGIHQIETTTNSIEAREMLNGSTIDVLITDIRMPEVSGIDLLHHIHQNNLATKVIILSGYSEFDYAQQGIRLGALDYLLKPVDKDDVEKAMSKAIQKIQKSRPVHAVNWEHFNGMGYLLSLLSQNETLKEEYDVYTACLGETRYCYFKLEHYTEADVARIRHTVAEPSNPFVWTSGSHLVACIPEEAARRLATELKQAIMSSPFALTNRNETREQFYRFFLNEDVSSSDFVGLGALSSVESDSESMGNIIHTYERIADRKHKRIYLMEIITSIYLKDKNQDTTKIADWIFHRLQDPDKFGPILIDTFSRIRINKQMSIQTIVDKVRRYIEDHLSHGLSLDELGKVAHLHPVYFSKLFKQETGENVSNYISRKRLEKASQLLQDSELRIADIAQMIGYRKIQYFIQLFKQEYGVTPYQYRRNMTHQ